In Lysinibacillus sp. FSL M8-0337, the following proteins share a genomic window:
- a CDS encoding Lrp/AsnC family transcriptional regulator encodes MDNIDTEILRQLQLNAKISMKELASIVHLSSPAVIERVKKLEEQGSIEGYTTKVNLKKMDRSIQAIVLFKSIDCKSLSDFCNAHPDVLECYRVAGEISYIVKLATYSVETLEQFIDAAMPYGTPSTNIVLSSTEKTMVLPFFDEK; translated from the coding sequence ATGGACAATATCGATACAGAAATTTTACGTCAATTACAATTAAACGCGAAAATCTCAATGAAGGAGCTAGCGTCAATCGTTCATTTATCTTCACCAGCTGTCATCGAACGTGTTAAAAAACTAGAAGAACAAGGCAGTATTGAAGGCTATACAACGAAAGTAAATCTTAAGAAAATGGATCGCTCCATTCAGGCGATTGTTTTGTTTAAGTCCATTGACTGTAAAAGCCTGTCAGACTTTTGTAATGCCCATCCAGATGTTTTGGAATGTTACCGAGTAGCTGGTGAAATTAGTTATATTGTTAAACTCGCAACTTACTCTGTCGAAACATTAGAGCAGTTTATTGATGCTGCAATGCCTTATGGTACACCCTCTACAAATATTGTGTTATCTTCAACAGAAAAAACGATGGTTCTTCCTTTTTTTGATGAAAAATAA
- a CDS encoding sigma-70 family RNA polymerase sigma factor: protein MQVKELEEIMEQHTERLIRLAFYYVKDLQEAEDIVQDVFIKFYDNQQKYEERGELKAYLSRLVMNKSKDYLRSWTYRKIQVQQKIFAKQTISRRDMLVQHDEQTLIENAIFSLPLKQREVLSYFYFEDMPIGEIAKLLSIPDSTVKTRLRRGRELLKPKLQHIEWEVLLHE from the coding sequence TTGCAAGTAAAGGAACTAGAAGAAATAATGGAACAGCACACGGAACGACTTATTCGTCTTGCTTTTTATTATGTAAAGGACCTACAAGAAGCAGAGGATATTGTTCAGGATGTGTTTATTAAGTTCTATGACAATCAGCAAAAATATGAAGAACGTGGAGAATTAAAAGCCTATTTATCGAGGCTTGTCATGAACAAAAGTAAAGATTATTTACGTAGTTGGACTTATCGCAAAATTCAAGTGCAACAGAAAATTTTTGCCAAGCAGACAATCTCAAGAAGGGATATGCTCGTTCAGCATGATGAACAAACGCTCATCGAAAATGCTATATTCTCACTACCATTAAAGCAAAGAGAGGTACTAAGTTATTTTTACTTTGAAGATATGCCTATTGGTGAAATTGCGAAGCTTTTAAGCATCCCTGACAGTACAGTGAAAACAAGGCTGCGCAGGGGACGTGAATTATTAAAGCCTAAGCTACAGCATATTGAATGGGAGGTGTTGCTACATGAGTAA
- a CDS encoding DUF3221 domain-containing protein has protein sequence MSKVDVRVIRDLTESKKRVMTNVVKQIEQRAIPKKSRRWQYSMFTVILTIFIGLFIYAQVNNGDELSANAVPILDETYYDMIFQDAIEANESQESINMTFQSLFELDAYYVYAESKNIKFSEKAIAKQMQAEREKYEKSYKESTVFKDGLTKLNLTLDEFFDKYMEANALKWFAQAELMKEYYRKYENSYQMHAYFAVKKEAMDYFTAKYGQQIAYLENKYNVSKPNMSTQYKYGTVVAMEEDRFLVVTGALQEEIGQLSNEEIINKHTNGVWFPLQEVQDKIAIGQSVNVTYNWQVPLNQYDFVANLEKIEISD, from the coding sequence ATGAGTAAAGTGGATGTACGAGTAATAAGAGATTTAACAGAAAGTAAAAAACGTGTGATGACAAATGTAGTAAAGCAAATTGAACAACGTGCCATCCCGAAGAAATCGAGACGCTGGCAGTATAGTATGTTTACTGTAATCCTGACAATATTTATAGGGTTATTTATATACGCCCAAGTCAACAATGGGGACGAGTTATCAGCAAATGCTGTACCGATATTAGATGAAACATACTATGATATGATTTTCCAAGATGCAATTGAGGCAAATGAAAGCCAAGAATCTATTAATATGACTTTTCAATCATTATTCGAATTGGATGCTTATTATGTCTATGCAGAAAGTAAAAACATCAAATTTAGCGAAAAGGCAATTGCGAAGCAGATGCAAGCGGAAAGAGAAAAATATGAAAAGTCATATAAAGAGAGTACAGTATTTAAAGATGGTTTAACAAAACTCAATCTAACATTAGATGAATTTTTCGATAAATATATGGAAGCAAATGCACTTAAATGGTTTGCCCAAGCAGAACTAATGAAGGAATATTACCGAAAATACGAAAATAGTTACCAAATGCATGCTTACTTTGCAGTGAAAAAAGAAGCAATGGATTATTTCACTGCTAAATATGGCCAACAAATTGCCTATTTAGAAAACAAATACAACGTGTCTAAACCTAACATGTCTACACAATACAAATATGGGACAGTTGTTGCTATGGAGGAAGACCGATTTTTAGTTGTGACAGGGGCATTGCAAGAGGAAATCGGGCAATTATCGAATGAAGAAATCATTAATAAACACACGAATGGAGTCTGGTTTCCACTTCAGGAAGTACAGGATAAAATTGCAATTGGACAAAGTGTAAATGTCACGTACAATTGGCAAGTACCATTAAATCAATATGATTTTGTTGCTAATTTGGAGAAGATTGAAATCTCAGACTAG
- a CDS encoding DUF2785 domain-containing protein: MEELTNKLIAYLLAEKDVRGYVPDKGWAHSVAHVSDAVDELVKSPKFNKASFLDILRPLWQMMLQTNYAFIHDEDERLLVPIFTMLEQGLQEQEIITLISETTEMLSAQKAQLDVWHYRILRFNWKSFLKSFYIQTASSPQYVALHQSIADCLKVDK; encoded by the coding sequence ATAGAAGAATTAACAAATAAGTTAATCGCGTATTTATTAGCTGAAAAAGATGTAAGGGGATATGTGCCGGATAAAGGCTGGGCGCATAGTGTAGCACATGTCTCGGACGCAGTAGATGAATTAGTGAAAAGCCCTAAATTCAATAAAGCTTCTTTTCTAGATATTTTGCGTCCTTTATGGCAAATGATGTTACAAACAAATTATGCTTTTATTCATGATGAAGATGAAAGGTTGTTAGTACCTATATTCACCATGTTAGAACAAGGTTTGCAGGAGCAAGAAATTATTACATTAATAAGCGAAACTACGGAAATGCTGTCTGCTCAAAAGGCACAGCTTGATGTCTGGCACTATCGAATATTACGCTTTAACTGGAAATCATTTTTAAAAAGTTTTTATATTCAAACTGCAAGCAGTCCTCAATATGTGGCCCTTCATCAAAGCATCGCGGATTGTCTGAAAGTTGACAAGTAA
- a CDS encoding Rgg/GadR/MutR family transcriptional regulator translates to MDNLGNTFRKLRLHKGYSLSNTAKDIMSVSHLSKFERDETGITVSKLLLLLNRINVSFEEFIYINNEFKVEHFEELIINMKESYLRGDLKFLNKLRNDEIFKFELTNVLSYKLNSIMIEAIISELTDNKVKQENLKILVDYLWQVEVWGEYEIILYGNTLHLLDIDVVIMLSSEVIKKSIYFKNMLSYKRNLFDIYFNTIRTCLEHNKLKETEAYLYELKNQNIPETFILEKTILNFYFGIFKMHTKYKQGLELAQESIYILHKVESLNHALNYEEYLQSYIKKLKNE, encoded by the coding sequence ATGGATAACTTAGGTAATACTTTTCGCAAGTTACGGTTACACAAAGGTTATAGTCTTAGTAATACAGCAAAAGACATAATGTCTGTTTCTCATTTATCTAAATTTGAAAGAGATGAAACTGGCATAACTGTTTCTAAGTTATTATTGTTACTTAATCGAATTAATGTAAGTTTTGAAGAATTTATCTATATTAATAATGAATTTAAAGTAGAGCATTTTGAAGAATTAATTATAAACATGAAGGAATCTTATTTACGTGGAGATTTAAAGTTTTTAAATAAGTTAAGAAATGATGAAATTTTTAAATTTGAACTAACTAATGTATTGTCATATAAATTAAACAGTATCATGATCGAAGCAATTATTTCGGAGCTTACTGACAACAAAGTTAAACAAGAAAATTTAAAAATACTCGTTGATTATTTATGGCAAGTAGAGGTCTGGGGAGAATATGAAATAATTCTTTATGGAAATACGTTACATTTATTGGATATAGATGTTGTAATTATGCTATCATCAGAAGTCATTAAAAAGAGTATTTATTTCAAAAACATGTTAAGTTACAAGCGTAATTTATTTGATATCTATTTTAATACTATAAGAACTTGTCTTGAGCATAATAAGTTGAAAGAAACCGAAGCATACTTATATGAATTAAAAAATCAAAATATACCTGAAACCTTTATTTTAGAAAAAACAATTCTAAATTTTTACTTCGGTATATTCAAAATGCATACAAAATATAAACAAGGTCTTGAACTTGCTCAAGAATCAATATATATATTACATAAGGTTGAATCCTTGAATCATGCTCTAAATTATGAAGAATACTTACAATCATATATAAAAAAGCTTAAAAACGAATAA
- a CDS encoding MFS transporter, whose amino-acid sequence MFKNHNFVLLFFSRFFSIFADAMLFIILLSMLGNFGIRAIGLSIFFIFSTLPAIIFSLPAGAIIERKYLQKVMSFTDIIRFVLVGCLALINTIHLTPTTIYIFVFAIVLCNIFYIPANSSLLPKIVKKEYLANANSYIQITMLFAKIGSYSVGAWSIKSGLSYSSLLLIVGSFYIISMIMILAVKPYHKNLSTNEPKTIIQDVKAGLAYIKLNKLYSKLFQIFGAAWLVGSSVDLYLISYLVEILERPHEDLYIITTYSLIGIGLGSFISPYLYKRINPKIGIYASSLFFGMIIALFSLKLPLAVLLIGLLIGGFAQGLFLIFINTYLQSNVEEKYLSRVYSLYHFVYTGVSLPGYLLFGYFIDRLGIINTGFIIASYLILIALVTIFYLPSLRDKKQILEERHS is encoded by the coding sequence ATGTTTAAAAATCATAATTTTGTTTTACTGTTTTTCTCTCGTTTTTTTAGTATATTTGCAGATGCTATGTTATTTATAATTCTATTATCTATGTTGGGCAATTTTGGTATTCGCGCTATCGGACTTTCAATTTTCTTTATATTTTCTACACTTCCAGCAATTATATTTTCTTTGCCAGCGGGGGCAATTATTGAAAGAAAATACCTTCAAAAGGTCATGAGTTTTACTGACATAATACGATTTGTTTTAGTTGGATGTCTAGCATTAATTAACACAATTCATTTAACACCTACTACCATTTATATATTTGTCTTTGCCATTGTTTTGTGTAATATATTTTACATCCCGGCCAATTCGTCTCTATTGCCCAAAATTGTTAAGAAGGAATATTTAGCAAATGCAAATAGCTATATCCAAATCACAATGCTCTTTGCAAAAATAGGTTCTTATAGCGTGGGGGCGTGGTCGATTAAAAGTGGATTGAGTTATTCTAGTTTGCTACTTATCGTTGGCTCATTTTACATTATTTCGATGATTATGATTTTAGCAGTAAAGCCATATCACAAAAATTTATCAACCAACGAACCGAAAACTATCATACAGGACGTAAAAGCTGGATTAGCTTATATTAAATTAAATAAATTATATAGTAAGCTGTTTCAAATATTTGGTGCTGCATGGTTAGTTGGTTCGTCAGTGGATCTTTATTTAATATCGTATTTAGTGGAAATATTGGAACGACCACATGAAGATTTATATATAATTACCACATATAGTTTGATTGGAATTGGTTTAGGATCTTTCATATCGCCTTACTTATACAAACGAATTAATCCTAAAATAGGGATTTATGCTTCAAGTCTATTCTTTGGTATGATTATCGCTTTATTCTCATTGAAATTACCACTGGCGGTATTGTTAATAGGATTACTTATCGGTGGATTTGCACAAGGTTTATTTTTAATTTTTATAAATACGTATTTACAAAGCAATGTAGAAGAGAAATATCTTTCACGAGTATACAGCTTATACCATTTCGTTTACACTGGAGTAAGCTTGCCAGGATATCTACTTTTCGGATACTTTATTGATCGTCTCGGCATAATTAATACAGGTTTTATTATTGCATCCTATTTAATATTAATTGCTTTAGTAACGATTTTCTACTTACCATCTTTACGAGATAAAAAGCAAATCTTAGAAGAAAGGCATTCTTAA
- a CDS encoding zinc ribbon domain-containing protein, whose product MCSACGYKDSKKPFEIQEWTCPICHAYHDCDIKGKYQYSD is encoded by the coding sequence ATCTGTTCAGCATGTGGATACAAAGACAGCAAGAAACCGTTCGAAATTCAAGAATGGACTTGTCCTATTTGTCATGCTTATCATGACTGCGATATAAAAGGCAAGTATCAATATTCTGACTGA
- a CDS encoding arginase family protein, with amino-acid sequence METTHKKYKVRYGNSKILLTNENNSLFWESEIYHTENTDKEEMNFFTSVDKAFFSYPLKKLGNVHLFGIPFSKGSNKSNSKVKNFAAALRESSLRLPIYLDEYNEQTSGIYDYLRDKYLMKNCLLVDHGDLSIVNDSFEETNHQIFQVLNYIEPQKTKFCVVGGDHSITYTLVRNLTKILSKRILIIQFDAHHDCGSDILKMDKEICHSNFVRFLLQEELVAGIIQIGVRGLRSLGQYYNHPKLFQLNFSDLDKLHSIVSELLNTGDEIIGYVSFDVDVLEPRDFPLVDFPKIEGPKLQEVINMIQEIFKIVPSIKAVYIVEGQSGGEPEQYDSVLHILLYLLEGLTKREMKSSHDKK; translated from the coding sequence ATGGAAACAACTCATAAAAAATATAAAGTAAGATATGGTAATTCCAAAATTCTTTTAACAAACGAGAACAATTCCTTATTTTGGGAATCTGAAATTTATCATACAGAAAATACAGATAAAGAAGAAATGAATTTCTTTACCTCCGTGGATAAAGCCTTCTTTTCCTACCCATTAAAAAAATTAGGGAATGTTCATTTATTCGGAATCCCCTTTAGTAAAGGGTCTAATAAAAGTAATTCAAAAGTGAAAAATTTTGCTGCTGCTTTAAGGGAATCGAGCCTACGACTTCCAATATATTTAGATGAATATAATGAACAAACTTCAGGTATTTATGATTATTTAAGAGATAAATATTTGATGAAAAATTGTTTGTTAGTCGATCATGGTGATTTATCAATAGTTAATGATAGTTTTGAAGAAACTAATCACCAAATATTCCAAGTATTGAACTACATAGAACCACAAAAAACAAAATTTTGTGTAGTAGGTGGAGATCATTCAATCACATATACTCTTGTAAGAAATCTAACAAAGATATTATCGAAAAGAATACTTATTATTCAATTTGATGCTCATCACGACTGCGGATCGGATATTTTAAAAATGGATAAAGAGATTTGTCATAGCAATTTTGTTCGTTTTTTATTACAAGAGGAATTGGTTGCTGGAATCATTCAAATAGGTGTTAGAGGACTGAGATCATTAGGGCAATATTATAATCACCCTAAACTTTTTCAACTCAATTTTTCTGATTTAGATAAGCTTCATTCAATTGTATCTGAATTATTAAATACTGGAGATGAAATAATTGGGTATGTTTCATTCGATGTTGATGTATTAGAACCTAGAGATTTCCCTTTAGTAGATTTTCCAAAAATTGAAGGACCAAAATTACAAGAAGTTATCAATATGATACAGGAAATATTTAAAATTGTACCATCCATAAAAGCAGTATATATAGTCGAAGGACAATCAGGAGGTGAGCCTGAACAATATGATTCGGTTCTTCATATTTTATTATATCTACTGGAAGGGTTAACTAAAAGGGAGATGAAAAGTAGTCATGATAAAAAGTGA
- a CDS encoding LysE/ArgO family amino acid transporter → MEAFLHGMILAFGLILPLGVQNVFVFSQGATQQRLILALPAAITAALCDTLLILLAVFGLSVIVLQFEWLRLVLMGVGIVFLLYMGYSIWRSNSTTTQKSETLPVKKQVLFALSVSLLNPHAILDTIGVIGTSALKYNGTAQVLFTIACVLISWLWFFGLILAGASFKKLDGSGKLMNFFNKCSAIFIWATAIYLLRGLL, encoded by the coding sequence TTGGAGGCATTTCTGCATGGTATGATTTTAGCATTTGGACTTATTTTACCTTTAGGTGTACAAAACGTCTTCGTTTTTTCACAGGGTGCTACGCAACAACGTTTAATATTAGCCCTACCAGCTGCTATTACAGCGGCACTATGCGATACTTTATTAATTTTGCTTGCTGTTTTTGGGTTATCCGTTATTGTTTTGCAATTTGAATGGCTACGGCTTGTCTTAATGGGCGTCGGAATTGTATTCCTTTTATATATGGGCTATAGCATTTGGCGCTCGAATTCGACAACTACTCAAAAGAGCGAAACATTGCCCGTTAAAAAACAAGTTTTATTCGCGCTGTCCGTATCCTTATTAAATCCACATGCTATTTTAGATACAATTGGTGTAATTGGCACCAGCGCATTAAAATATAATGGCACAGCACAAGTACTCTTTACTATTGCATGTGTGCTCATTTCGTGGTTGTGGTTTTTCGGTCTAATATTGGCCGGTGCTTCTTTCAAAAAGCTTGATGGCTCCGGCAAGCTGATGAATTTCTTCAATAAATGTTCAGCAATCTTTATTTGGGCAACTGCTATTTATTTACTGAGAGGTTTACTTTAA
- a CDS encoding PLP-dependent aminotransferase family protein — protein sequence MNWQPTRQGNRTLQQQIVTWITERIERGDWVAGTKLPTQRQLAMQLGVNRSTVQQALEELKAAGILETTIGSGIYVANTSWHSLIKQRQPNWQTYIETSLHKPNYHTIQLINEYEQRDNIIRLGTGELAPSLLPTSEIEASLKEISLLPKVLGYSSPQGNKQLREAICQYVQKRGIQAQPENVCIVSGGLQALQLIAVGLLEQGSIVFQEQTSYLNSVHPFQSVGMQMVAIDRDEGLAQTLVHKKRKRQAVFYVVPTLNNPTGGVWTSLEKKQLYKACKQCRIPIIEDDVYHELLFNEGSPSIKSLDDSGQVLYIGSVSKTLSPGLRIGWLIGPTTVIERLADIKMQTDYGSSAISQEIVLHWLRTGKYECHIVGLRQALQQRANFVEQLLHEKIKDIASWEQSKGGFYIWLKFHAPIVDKAFFIKLLQYNVLINPGYIYDAQDAQHIRLSYAYATPEELQYGIEMLVQVAKSHSKNGE from the coding sequence ATGAACTGGCAACCAACTCGACAAGGAAATCGTACATTACAACAACAAATTGTAACATGGATTACAGAGCGCATTGAACGAGGGGATTGGGTTGCAGGAACAAAGTTACCAACGCAAAGGCAACTCGCAATGCAATTAGGGGTTAACCGCAGTACAGTGCAGCAAGCACTAGAGGAATTAAAGGCAGCGGGCATACTAGAAACGACGATAGGCTCAGGAATTTATGTTGCTAATACTTCTTGGCATTCATTAATTAAACAAAGGCAACCGAATTGGCAGACGTACATAGAAACAAGTCTCCACAAACCAAATTATCATACGATTCAATTAATCAACGAATATGAGCAACGGGACAATATTATTCGCTTAGGAACAGGGGAGTTAGCACCAAGCTTATTACCTACTAGTGAAATCGAGGCATCCTTAAAGGAAATCTCCTTACTACCGAAAGTGTTAGGTTATTCATCTCCGCAAGGTAACAAGCAACTGCGGGAAGCAATTTGCCAATATGTACAAAAAAGAGGCATACAGGCACAACCTGAAAATGTCTGCATTGTTTCGGGTGGACTACAAGCATTACAGCTTATTGCAGTTGGTTTGCTAGAGCAAGGTTCCATCGTATTTCAGGAACAAACATCTTATTTAAATTCTGTTCATCCATTCCAATCTGTTGGGATGCAAATGGTGGCGATTGACCGAGATGAAGGGCTTGCCCAAACATTAGTGCACAAGAAAAGAAAAAGGCAGGCTGTTTTTTATGTTGTTCCTACGTTAAATAATCCAACTGGTGGCGTATGGACATCGTTAGAAAAAAAGCAACTCTACAAGGCTTGTAAACAATGCCGCATTCCCATTATTGAAGATGATGTCTATCATGAATTGCTTTTCAATGAAGGATCCCCATCTATAAAATCACTGGATGATAGCGGACAAGTTTTATATATCGGCAGTGTTTCCAAAACACTAAGTCCTGGACTGCGCATTGGTTGGTTAATTGGACCAACAACAGTAATTGAACGCTTAGCGGATATTAAAATGCAAACAGACTATGGTTCAAGTGCAATCTCCCAAGAAATCGTCTTGCATTGGCTACGTACAGGAAAGTACGAATGTCATATAGTTGGTTTACGACAAGCGCTTCAGCAGCGCGCAAACTTTGTTGAACAGTTATTACATGAAAAAATAAAAGACATTGCGAGTTGGGAACAATCAAAAGGCGGATTTTATATTTGGCTAAAATTTCACGCACCGATCGTAGATAAAGCATTTTTTATAAAGTTATTGCAGTACAATGTTCTGATAAACCCAGGCTATATCTATGACGCGCAAGATGCACAGCATATTCGACTTTCTTATGCGTATGCAACACCAGAAGAATTGCAATATGGAATAGAGATGTTGGTTCAAGTAGCTAAGTCGCATTCAAAAAACGGGGAGTAA
- a CDS encoding MFS transporter, translating into MNNQRWLSQNFFAFFITWGIFLPYWTGWLVDAKHLTVSQASVVMGCGLLARATSNLFFFPILAKYVHNKRLITILAIGALLTALLYIPSTSFIALLFVTILFSIFYPALLPAVESSAATLVQYGNVHYGKSRSYGSFGFVIAVLIISMLTGVFGKDIIFWSMILGIIGMLFMQQMATPKELLIVPTKEQRAKSLSMKTLWSIKGFPIVLLIVILLQGAHASYYSYGYIYLEDLHVDPFYMGMIINIAVVCEILYFMKADTLFTKWRSSSLLLLAASGSSLRWLLIFLFPNVWVFIGSQVLHALSFALAHFAFIGYLTKNLPKEQIPNAQGLYSALAMGLSTAILTFLGGYLYEISPSLAFAAMLICTVPAIGILLATRNKFQY; encoded by the coding sequence ATGAACAATCAACGATGGCTTTCTCAAAATTTCTTTGCTTTTTTTATTACATGGGGTATTTTCTTACCTTATTGGACAGGTTGGTTAGTCGATGCAAAGCACCTTACTGTATCTCAAGCAAGTGTTGTAATGGGCTGCGGTCTTTTAGCACGGGCAACATCGAATCTATTTTTCTTTCCAATCCTTGCAAAATATGTGCACAATAAACGACTGATTACGATATTAGCAATTGGTGCATTGCTGACAGCTTTACTTTATATTCCAAGCACAAGTTTTATCGCTCTTCTTTTCGTTACCATTTTATTTAGTATTTTTTACCCTGCTCTATTGCCTGCTGTGGAAAGTAGTGCGGCAACGCTTGTACAATATGGCAATGTCCATTACGGTAAAAGTCGCTCATACGGCTCTTTTGGCTTTGTTATCGCTGTACTTATTATTAGTATGTTAACAGGTGTTTTTGGGAAGGATATTATTTTTTGGAGCATGATTTTAGGGATTATCGGGATGTTATTCATGCAACAAATGGCAACACCAAAAGAATTGCTTATTGTACCTACGAAAGAACAACGTGCAAAATCACTATCAATGAAAACATTATGGAGTATTAAAGGGTTTCCGATTGTATTATTGATCGTTATTTTATTACAAGGTGCCCATGCATCCTACTATAGTTATGGCTATATCTATTTAGAAGATTTACACGTCGATCCATTCTATATGGGGATGATTATTAACATTGCAGTTGTTTGTGAAATTTTATATTTCATGAAAGCTGATACACTGTTTACGAAATGGCGCTCCTCTTCACTATTACTCTTAGCAGCTAGTGGATCATCGTTACGTTGGTTACTCATCTTCCTTTTTCCAAACGTTTGGGTATTTATCGGCTCACAAGTATTACATGCCTTATCATTTGCATTAGCACACTTTGCCTTTATCGGCTATTTAACAAAGAACTTACCGAAGGAACAAATTCCTAATGCACAAGGCTTATATTCAGCACTGGCAATGGGTTTAAGCACTGCCATTCTCACATTTTTAGGCGGCTATTTATACGAAATATCCCCTAGTCTCGCCTTTGCTGCAATGCTGATTTGTACAGTACCAGCTATTGGTATATTGCTAGCTACTCGTAATAAATTCCAGTACTAA
- the yeiL gene encoding transcriptional regulator YeiL, translating into MQKLTGEERSYYIENFQIEDFFSFDIHPYIEICKFDKGEWIFKEGSFPDTMYYMMEGKAKLYMTHKNGKVSLIEYIEAPCFMGEIELLNEARYTKGIQTVTETICLSIATQGCKDMLLADAPFLRRLCVFLGEKASKMTSKYTQNQAYPLENRLAAFIQLSSDKGIYKEKHTEICEYLGVSYRHLLYVLAQFCEANILEKKKNGYHIMDEARLMQLAQEIQ; encoded by the coding sequence ATGCAAAAACTTACAGGTGAAGAACGTTCCTACTATATAGAAAACTTTCAAATTGAAGATTTTTTTTCGTTTGATATACATCCTTATATAGAAATATGTAAATTTGACAAAGGGGAATGGATTTTTAAAGAAGGGTCTTTTCCAGATACGATGTACTATATGATGGAAGGCAAAGCAAAGTTGTATATGACACATAAAAATGGAAAGGTATCGCTGATTGAATATATAGAAGCGCCATGTTTTATGGGAGAAATTGAATTGCTGAATGAGGCGAGGTATACAAAGGGGATTCAAACGGTGACAGAGACAATCTGTTTATCCATTGCGACGCAGGGATGTAAAGACATGTTATTAGCAGATGCGCCGTTTTTACGTCGATTATGTGTCTTTTTAGGGGAAAAAGCTTCCAAAATGACGTCTAAGTATACGCAAAATCAGGCTTATCCACTGGAAAATCGGTTAGCTGCCTTTATCCAGCTATCATCTGACAAAGGCATTTATAAAGAAAAACATACAGAGATTTGTGAATACTTGGGGGTCTCTTACCGGCATTTATTATATGTTCTTGCTCAATTTTGTGAAGCTAACATTTTAGAAAAGAAAAAGAACGGCTATCATATTATGGATGAGGCACGTCTGATGCAATTAGCGCAAGAAATTCAATAA
- a CDS encoding diaminopimelate dehydrogenase, with protein sequence MSAIRVGIVGYGNLGRGVEFAISQNPDMELVAVFTRRDPSTVSVASNASVYLVDDAEKFQDDIDVMILCGGSATDLPEQGPHFAQWFNTIDSFDTHAKIPEFFEAVDAAAQKSGKVSVISVGWDPGLFSLNRVLGEAVLPVGTTYTFWGDGLSQGHSDAVRRIEGVKNAVQYTLPIKDAVERVRNGENPELTTREKHARECWVVLEEGADAAKVEQEIVTMPNYFDEYNTTVNFISEDEFNANHTGMPHGGFVIRSGESGANDKQILEFSLKLESNPNFTSSVLVAYARAAHRLSQAGEKGAKTVFDIPFGLLSPKSAAQLRKELL encoded by the coding sequence ATGAGTGCAATTCGAGTAGGTATTGTCGGTTATGGAAATTTAGGGCGCGGTGTTGAATTCGCTATTTCACAAAATCCAGATATGGAATTAGTAGCAGTATTCACACGTCGTGATCCTTCAACAGTGAGCGTTGCAAGTAACGCGAGCGTATATTTAGTAGATGATGCTGAAAAATTTCAAGATGACATTGATGTAATGATTTTATGTGGTGGCTCTGCAACGGATTTACCTGAGCAAGGTCCACACTTTGCGCAATGGTTTAATACAATTGATAGTTTTGATACTCATGCGAAAATTCCAGAGTTTTTCGAAGCGGTTGACGCTGCGGCTCAAAAATCTGGCAAAGTATCTGTTATCTCTGTAGGTTGGGATCCAGGTCTATTTTCTTTAAATCGTGTTTTAGGCGAGGCAGTATTACCTGTAGGTACAACGTATACATTCTGGGGTGACGGCTTAAGCCAAGGTCACTCGGATGCAGTTCGTCGTATTGAAGGCGTTAAAAATGCTGTACAGTATACATTACCTATCAAAGATGCTGTAGAACGTGTTCGTAATGGTGAGAATCCAGAGCTTACTACACGTGAAAAGCATGCACGTGAATGCTGGGTAGTGCTTGAAGAAGGCGCAGATGCAGCAAAAGTGGAGCAAGAAATTGTAACAATGCCGAACTATTTCGATGAGTATAACACAACTGTAAACTTTATCTCTGAAGATGAGTTTAATGCCAACCATACAGGCATGCCACATGGTGGCTTCGTTATTCGCAGTGGTGAAAGTGGCGCTAACGATAAACAAATTTTAGAATTCTCGTTAAAACTTGAAAGTAATCCAAACTTCACGTCAAGTGTCCTTGTGGCTTATGCACGTGCAGCACACCGCTTAAGTCAAGCGGGCGAAAAAGGCGCAAAAACAGTATTCGATATTCCATTCGGTCTGTTATCTCCAAAATCAGCTGCACAATTACGTAAGGAACTATTATAA